A section of the Clostridium felsineum DSM 794 genome encodes:
- a CDS encoding putative manganese-dependent inorganic diphosphatase, which yields MENIIYISGHKNPDTDSICSAIAYSELKNKLGFNTVPARLGNVSRETQFALDYFKVDAPKLVENLSENQDLILVDHNERSQSIDNLEALHLLEIIDHHRIADIQTSYPIFFRNEPVGCSSTIIGSMYFEKGITPSKEAAGLMCSAIISDTLLFRSPTTTDRDKEVLKKLAEIADIDPEKYASEMFKAGTSLKGKTVEEIFNSDYKVFNLGDKKVGVSQVTTMDIEGFDEYKKDMLAYMDKKVKDESFNVVLLLLTDIIKEGSLLIATGEDTAIVNKAFNVELKDNSVYVPGILSRKKQVIPPLTSAIEAK from the coding sequence ATGGAAAATATCATTTACATATCTGGACATAAGAATCCAGACACAGATTCAATATGTTCAGCAATAGCATATTCAGAATTAAAAAACAAACTAGGCTTTAACACTGTTCCAGCAAGACTTGGAAATGTAAGCCGTGAAACACAATTTGCACTTGACTACTTTAAAGTTGATGCACCTAAATTAGTAGAAAATTTATCTGAAAATCAAGACTTAATATTGGTAGATCATAATGAAAGATCTCAATCTATAGATAATCTAGAAGCTTTACACTTACTTGAGATAATAGATCATCATAGAATAGCAGACATTCAAACAAGCTATCCTATATTCTTCAGAAATGAACCCGTAGGTTGTTCAAGTACAATAATAGGCTCAATGTATTTCGAAAAGGGAATTACCCCTTCAAAAGAAGCAGCTGGACTTATGTGCTCTGCTATAATATCAGATACGCTTTTATTTAGATCTCCTACTACTACAGATAGAGATAAAGAGGTTTTAAAAAAGCTAGCTGAAATAGCAGATATAGATCCTGAAAAATATGCTTCAGAAATGTTCAAAGCAGGTACTTCCCTAAAGGGTAAAACAGTTGAAGAAATATTTAATAGTGATTATAAAGTGTTTAATCTTGGAGATAAGAAAGTAGGCGTTTCTCAAGTTACAACTATGGATATAGAAGGCTTTGATGAATACAAAAAAGATATGTTAGCTTATATGGATAAAAAAGTTAAGGATGAAAGCTTTAATGTAGTACTTTTACTTCTTACAGATATTATAAAAGAAGGCTCACTTTTAATAGCTACTGGAGAAGATACTGCTATTGTAAATAAAGCTTTTAATGTTGAACTTAAAGATAATTCAGTATATGTTCCTGGTATATTATCAAGAAAAAAACAAGTAATACCACCACTAACTTCTGCAATAGAAGCAAAATAA
- a CDS encoding calcium-translocating P-type ATPase, PMCA-type has translation MNENRAASGLSEEEAKKLQKKYGYNTIQKKKKVSTVKIFLSQFNDVMIWVLIAATIISGLMGEKADAVTIIVIIIMNAIIGFIQEFKTEKSLEALKKLTAPTTKVIRNGSIKVIDAANLVPGDLVLLDTGDRIPADCILMEGSNVMVDESLLTGESVGVSKDNKNSDLYMGTTVLTGKCKGRVIKIGMTTEMGKIANMLESIDQEKTPLKEKLASLGKVLVILCIVICVLVTVLGIIRGEDKYEMFLLGVSLAVAAIPEGLPAIVTVALAIGVSRMLKRKALVRKLPAVETLGCTSIICSDKTGTLTQNKMTVKAMYFNNELYEKDFYSEDKFDLLKKTFIYCNDCDYNFKEKSIDKCLFGDPTETALIRAFFKDTSKLNKFILEEKRIKEVPFDSKTKMMNVISKGKSGTSLYLKGAPERVIEKCKYIYINNKVELFTSTYKAKVNSVLENMSRKALRCIASAYKKENINKDYDMIFLGIAGMIDPPRVEVKDAVLECRVAGITPVMITGDHKNTAFAIAKELNICSDVSEVMSGEELDKISEKELYNKTDKIRVFARVSPEHKLKIVKAFKKKNKVVAMTGDGVNDAPAIKEADIGISMGISGTDVTKEASSMILLDDNFATIVAAVEEGRVIYNNIRKFIRYLLSCNLGEVLTMFLSSVFNLQTPLLPIQILLVNLATDGLPALALGVDPPDKDIMQDRPREKNEGIFSRGLSEKIIIRGCLIGICTVLSFLVGLYLGFGLKTSRTMALGTLIMSQLIHVFECRSEKHSIFEIKLFTNLYLLGAVSVSIIMLVGVVYIPFMETLFHTAALDLPQWIIVLFFSGFIALINSLYLYRNKN, from the coding sequence ATTAATGAAAATAGGGCAGCAAGTGGTTTATCAGAAGAAGAAGCAAAAAAACTACAGAAAAAATATGGATATAATACAATACAAAAGAAGAAGAAAGTTTCCACCGTAAAAATATTTCTATCTCAATTTAATGATGTTATGATATGGGTACTTATAGCTGCAACTATCATTTCAGGACTTATGGGTGAAAAAGCAGATGCAGTAACTATAATTGTGATTATAATCATGAATGCAATTATAGGATTCATACAAGAATTTAAGACAGAAAAATCATTGGAAGCACTGAAAAAGCTCACCGCACCAACAACAAAGGTAATAAGAAATGGAAGTATAAAGGTAATTGATGCAGCTAATCTAGTTCCTGGAGATTTGGTGCTTTTAGATACAGGAGATAGAATTCCTGCAGATTGCATTTTAATGGAAGGTTCAAATGTTATGGTGGATGAATCCCTACTTACGGGAGAATCTGTTGGAGTTTCAAAAGATAATAAAAATAGTGATCTTTATATGGGGACTACAGTGCTTACAGGAAAATGTAAGGGAAGAGTAATAAAAATAGGAATGACAACGGAGATGGGCAAAATTGCAAATATGCTTGAAAGTATAGACCAAGAGAAAACACCTCTTAAAGAAAAGTTAGCATCCTTAGGTAAAGTACTAGTAATACTTTGTATAGTTATATGTGTACTTGTTACAGTACTTGGAATAATAAGAGGTGAGGACAAGTATGAAATGTTTCTTCTAGGTGTAAGCTTAGCAGTTGCTGCAATACCAGAAGGGCTTCCAGCAATAGTAACAGTAGCTTTAGCTATAGGTGTGTCTAGAATGCTTAAAAGGAAAGCTCTTGTAAGAAAGCTTCCGGCAGTAGAAACCTTAGGATGTACATCTATAATTTGTAGTGATAAAACAGGAACCTTAACTCAAAATAAAATGACAGTAAAGGCTATGTATTTTAATAATGAACTTTATGAAAAAGATTTTTATTCAGAGGACAAGTTTGACTTACTTAAAAAAACTTTCATTTATTGTAATGATTGTGATTACAATTTTAAGGAAAAAAGTATTGATAAATGTCTTTTCGGTGATCCTACTGAAACTGCACTTATCAGAGCGTTTTTTAAAGATACATCAAAGTTAAATAAATTTATTTTAGAGGAAAAAAGAATAAAAGAAGTACCTTTTGATTCTAAGACAAAAATGATGAATGTAATAAGTAAGGGAAAAAGTGGAACTAGCTTATACTTAAAAGGAGCTCCTGAAAGAGTAATAGAAAAGTGTAAATATATTTATATAAATAATAAGGTTGAGTTGTTTACTTCAACATATAAAGCAAAGGTAAACTCAGTACTCGAAAATATGTCAAGGAAAGCATTAAGGTGTATTGCCTCGGCATATAAAAAGGAGAACATAAATAAAGATTATGACATGATTTTTTTGGGAATAGCAGGAATGATTGATCCTCCAAGAGTAGAGGTGAAGGATGCTGTTTTAGAGTGTAGAGTTGCTGGTATAACTCCAGTTATGATAACAGGAGATCATAAAAATACAGCTTTTGCAATAGCAAAGGAATTAAATATATGCTCTGATGTGTCAGAAGTTATGAGTGGTGAAGAACTTGATAAAATAAGTGAAAAAGAGCTCTATAACAAAACAGATAAAATAAGAGTTTTTGCAAGAGTAAGTCCCGAACATAAACTTAAAATTGTAAAGGCATTTAAAAAGAAAAATAAAGTAGTTGCTATGACTGGTGATGGAGTAAATGATGCTCCTGCAATTAAGGAAGCAGACATAGGAATATCTATGGGAATATCAGGTACAGATGTAACAAAAGAAGCCTCTTCTATGATCCTTTTAGATGATAACTTTGCTACAATTGTAGCGGCAGTAGAAGAAGGAAGAGTTATATATAATAATATAAGAAAGTTTATACGATATTTGCTATCTTGCAACTTAGGAGAAGTACTAACTATGTTTTTGTCATCAGTGTTTAATCTTCAAACTCCTCTTTTGCCAATACAAATCTTGCTTGTAAATTTGGCTACAGATGGTTTGCCTGCATTGGCTCTTGGAGTTGATCCACCAGATAAAGACATTATGCAGGATAGGCCAAGGGAAAAGAATGAAGGTATTTTTTCTAGAGGACTTAGTGAAAAAATTATTATAAGAGGATGTCTTATAGGAATATGTACTGTTCTATCATTTTTAGTGGGATTATATCTAGGATTTGGATTAAAAACAAGCAGAACTATGGCTCTTGGTACATTAATTATGTCTCAATTAATACATGTATTTGAGTGTCGTTCTGAAAAACATTCCATATTCGAGATAAAATTGTTTACCAATTTATATCTTTTGGGAGCAGTTAGTGTTTCTATAATAATGCTTGTGGGTGTAGTATATATTCCATTTATGGAGACACTTTTTCATACTGCAGCCTTGGATCTTCCTCAATGGATTATAGTTTTGTTTTTCTCGGGTTTTATAGCTTTAATAAACAGCCTATACTTATATCGTAATAAAAATTAA